DNA from Nitrospira sp.:
CCCTCACACCCAACGACGACTGCCTGTTCGAAGGGTCCCCGTCCCGTTCCAACCCTTCGGCCACCCCGTTCGTCCAGGCCGTTGCCGGCGGGATGCACAACACCCCCAAGAGCGCGGCCGCCGCCCTCAAGCTCACGATTGTTCGCTCCCGCAGCAGGCCTGGTACCGTTCTTCGGGCATCTCCTTCATGGCTTGATAGATCGCTGCTCGCTCCTCCTCGCTGATCACCTGATCCATCGATGGATAGAGAATCCGCTCTTCCTTCATGTTGTGCGACTTCAGCAGTTCCAGCAGCCGCTGCTCCTCCCGATCACTGTCGGGACTCTGCTCCTGCACCTTGCGGTGAATGGCCTCGAGGCAGTCGCCGATCAATCGGTGCTCCGTCCGCATGACCTGCGTGGGGCCCCCTTCCGCCATGCCGGAGTTCTCTTCCCATTTTGGGAACAGCAGGTCTTCCTCCCACACGATGTGGCGCTGCAGCCCGAACTTGAACGCGACGAACGCTTCCTTGGCCCTGGCGAAATCCTTTCGCTTCTGTTCCTGGAAGGTCTGGAACAGATTGTCGAGCCGGTCGTGGTCCTGTTCAAACGTGACGCTGATCTTC
Protein-coding regions in this window:
- a CDS encoding Repair of Iron Centers di-iron protein, producing the protein MAEAKISVTFEQDHDRLDNLFQTFQEQKRKDFARAKEAFVAFKFGLQRHIVWEEDLLFPKWEENSGMAEGGPTQVMRTEHRLIGDCLEAIHRKVQEQSPDSDREEQRLLELLKSHNMKEERILYPSMDQVISEEERAAIYQAMKEMPEERYQACCGSEQS